ATTTAATTCAGGGACTATTACAAGGTCTTTTCCCTTGAGTTCTTTTATTAAATCTGGAGAAAGAGGGTTTAAGAACATTGTGTAATACCAAGATAGTTCAACTCCTTGCTCACGAAGAAGATTGTAGGCTTCTTGCGCAGAGCCTTTTGAACCACCCCATGGCATGATAGCCACTTTTGCATTGGTATTTGTACTTTCAAATGGAGCGTTTTCCAGTAATTCCAGCTTGCTAAATCGACGCTCGGTCATGTGAATGTGGTACTTAGCAAGGTGTGTTGTGTCACCATAGATGTCATGTTCAGACCCGTTAGCTACATAAGAGCCAGGGTTTCCAGGGACAGGGAATGGAGAAATTTCCTTGGACTCATATCGAAGGTAACCATTGTTACCTTGGTATGTAATTCTGTTTTCCACAGGAGTTTCACTGAGATTAGGGATTCTAATATTTTGAGCACGCTCTGCTAATGAGTGTTCACTCAGTATTATGACTGGGCCTTGGTATGTTTCTGCCCAATTAAAAGCATGCACCGCTGCATAAAAACATTCCTCGACTGTACCAGCCGCAATTACAGGAATCTTTGCATCTCCGTGTGCGGGACTGATTGCAGTCAGGAGGTCAGATTGTTCAGTCTTAGTTGGAAGTCCAGTAGCTGGACCGCCTCTTTGTACGTCTACGACAACGCAAGGTATTTCAGCCATCCACGCTAGGCCAATACCTTCTCCCATCAATGTAAATCCAGGTCCAGAAGTAGCGGTCATAGATTTTTTCCCAGAAAAACCTGCACCAACGATTCCTGTTATGGCTTCAATTTCGGAACTGGCTTGGTAAGCAAATTTTCCTTCACCTAATAAATTCCGTTCCATGAAAATTAATATTGGGGTGGCAGGAGAAATAGGGTAACCGAAGTAAAATTCAATGCCTGCATGGATTGCTCCAATAGACAAAGCTTCATTTCCTTTTATAAAGATTTGATCGTAATCGGGTGGAGTGGGAGCCCCTAAATCGCTGATCGCTTGCTCATTCTCTAGTTGATGTAGCCCAAGATCCAAGGCCTTGTGATTTGCTTGGATAATCGAATCACGTCCGGCAAATCGTTCGCTCACGAAGTCCTTAAAGTATTCTAAGGGCATATTTATAAGCTTAGAGAGTCCTCCCATTACGACCATATTTGCCGCTCTAGATTCGCCGGTTTCTTTGGCTAGATCGTCGAAAGGCACTTGAATGCAACGGTGATTTGAATCATCATCACTGGGCGTTACAGAGGGATCTACAAGTATCACCCCTCCTTCGCGAACATCAGATTTGTGCTCTTGGTAGGCCTCATCATTGAAGGCTACAAGTATATCAACAGAGTCACCAGGGCTTAGTACTGGTTCTTTCGCAACACGGGCTTGGGTCCAAGTAGGTCCGCCTAATATTTGAGAGGGGAAAGTAGCAAATGTGAGTGCATGATAGCCAACACCAGTGGCTGCACGTGCCAACATCTCCGCAGCGGTTACGACACCTTGGCCTCCCTCACCTGCGAAACGGACAACTATCTCATTTTGGCCGGCCATTGCCAGGATCCTCCAATAATTCCCATCTCCGTATTGATCAACTGAAAGACACATCAGCTTGGGATTACTAGCAAAGGGTACGCTCAGCATTTAGGGGTGTCAATTGTATATATCGGGATTCATTTTTATGTAATTACGTGATTTTCATGAAATCACTGGGAAAAAAAGGAAAATGATTAAATTTATCAAAAATTATCCGAATTACGTTATTAATGCTTTTAACATTGACGTTCTTTTCTTTGATGAATTTCATATTTATTAACGGGCTGAGAGTACCCAGCGTAATTGGTTGTATGCTTGTCAAAAGCCTTTGCGTTGACACTCCTACGAGGCAGATGTATTCTCGTTCAGGTTGAGATTTGTTGATAAGATTGAAATGACATCTGGCGCGATGTAGAACCTTAAGATCTTTATCGAAGCGTTAGGTACCTGAGCGTTACTACTGCTCTCAAGCTTTGGTAAAAACGAGTATACGGAGGAATTTCATGGTTCACCAAGACGTTGAGTTGAAGCGAGGACTTCGAGACGTCTACTTTGAGTCGACTGAATCAAGCTTTGTAATTGGTGACGTGGGTAGACTAATTTACCGGGGCTATGACATCCATGATCTCGCGGAGAATGCGAGCTTTGAGGAAGTTGTATACCTCATGATGATTGGCCATTTACCGAATCGTTCTGAGTTGCAGGAATTTGATAATACTCTTCGTGCCTCTCGGTCAATACCTGATGAAGTAATTCAAGTAATTGATAAAATTAAAGATGGACACCCGATGGATGTCTTAAGAACGATTGTTTCGTCATTAGCGGCTTTTGAATCGAACGTAGACGATACTTCGCATGATTCTACTTTGCGAAAGGGGATGAAGATCACTGCGCAAGTTCCTACTATTGTTGCTGCTCACCACAGGCTCAGAAGCGGGTTGTCTCCTATAGAACCTGATAACAATTTATCGCATGCAGCTAATTTTCTATACATGCTACTTGGTAATTATCCTGATGAAGATACAGCCCGGTTGATGGACAAGGACTTGATTGTTCATTTAGATCATGGATCAAATGCTTCGTCCTTTGCAGCACGTGTTACAGCCAGCACGCTGGCTGATGTTCATGGTGCCATCGTTACAGGAATATCTACACTTAAGGGCCCTCTGCACGGTGGTGCGGCTGAGGGCGTCATGAAAATGGCATTGGATATTGGAGAAGTTGATAATGTTCAAAGCTATTTAGAAGGTAAGCGTGAACGTAAAGAACGAATTATGGGCTTTGGGCATGCTGTTTACCGAGCTGAAGATCCTCGGGCGCGCCATTTGCGCGAGGGCTCCCGTTTATTAGCTGAAAAGAAGGGTGACCCAAAATGGTTTCAAATTTTAAGCAAAGTTGAAGAGCATATGCGACCATATGCAGAGCGTGGTATTTGCGTGAATGTTGATTTTTGGGCAGGATCAGTGTACTACCTGCTAGGCATACCAGAAGACTTGTTTATTTCAATTTTTGCCGTTGCTCGGGTTCCAGGTTATGTTGTTCAAATACTTGAACAACAGGATAAAAATATGTTGATAAGGCCTCAGATTCGATACGATGGTCCTCTGGACTTGGAATTTGTACCTATAGACCAACG
The nucleotide sequence above comes from Dehalococcoidia bacterium. Encoded proteins:
- a CDS encoding 2-oxoacid:acceptor oxidoreductase subunit alpha, with translation MAGQNEIVVRFAGEGGQGVVTAAEMLARAATGVGYHALTFATFPSQILGGPTWTQARVAKEPVLSPGDSVDILVAFNDEAYQEHKSDVREGGVILVDPSVTPSDDDSNHRCIQVPFDDLAKETGESRAANMVVMGGLSKLINMPLEYFKDFVSERFAGRDSIIQANHKALDLGLHQLENEQAISDLGAPTPPDYDQIFIKGNEALSIGAIHAGIEFYFGYPISPATPILIFMERNLLGEGKFAYQASSEIEAITGIVGAGFSGKKSMTATSGPGFTLMGEGIGLAWMAEIPCVVVDVQRGGPATGLPTKTEQSDLLTAISPAHGDAKIPVIAAGTVEECFYAAVHAFNWAETYQGPVIILSEHSLAERAQNIRIPNLSETPVENRITYQGNNGYLRYESKEISPFPVPGNPGSYVANGSEHDIYGDTTHLAKYHIHMTERRFSKLELLENAPFESTNTNAKVAIMPWGGSKGSAQEAYNLLREQGVELSWYYTMFLNPLSPDLIKELKGKDLVIVPELNYQGQFASLLRSQGIKAEAITQYTGLPFQSSLLVERINERLVQFKNDAMVG
- a CDS encoding citrate (Si)-synthase, whose protein sequence is MVHQDVELKRGLRDVYFESTESSFVIGDVGRLIYRGYDIHDLAENASFEEVVYLMMIGHLPNRSELQEFDNTLRASRSIPDEVIQVIDKIKDGHPMDVLRTIVSSLAAFESNVDDTSHDSTLRKGMKITAQVPTIVAAHHRLRSGLSPIEPDNNLSHAANFLYMLLGNYPDEDTARLMDKDLIVHLDHGSNASSFAARVTASTLADVHGAIVTGISTLKGPLHGGAAEGVMKMALDIGEVDNVQSYLEGKRERKERIMGFGHAVYRAEDPRARHLREGSRLLAEKKGDPKWFQILSKVEEHMRPYAERGICVNVDFWAGSVYYLLGIPEDLFISIFAVARVPGYVVQILEQQDKNMLIRPQIRYDGPLDLEFVPIDQRS